In Arthrobacter sp. UKPF54-2, the following are encoded in one genomic region:
- a CDS encoding antitoxin, with translation MPVGLLDDLKGKAQHLIGGNEQAIKDGIEKAGDFVDSKTGGKYADKVDAAQRGASDFVDNADGRPETAPAAEPHVAEESPVPGEPRQPGL, from the coding sequence GTGCCCGTGGGATTACTTGACGATCTAAAGGGCAAGGCTCAGCATCTGATTGGTGGCAACGAACAAGCCATCAAGGACGGTATCGAAAAGGCGGGTGATTTCGTCGACTCGAAGACCGGCGGAAAGTACGCCGACAAGGTCGATGCCGCCCAGCGAGGCGCCTCCGACTTCGTGGACAACGCGGACGGCCGGCCGGAAACGGCCCCCGCCGCAGAGCCGCACGTCGCGGAAGAGTCGCCCGTCCCCGGGGAACCCCGGCAGCCGGGCCTCTGA